A single window of Lysobacter oculi DNA harbors:
- a CDS encoding histidine phosphatase family protein, which yields MRILLARHGETPWNAEGRYQGQADIPLSPVGEAQARALGERLREVRIDRAVASPLARARRTGELALGEARAPMLALDAGLAEIAHGEWEGLLASEIHARDGERMQAWRDAPHTVLMPGGESLQQVLDRAWPAFARACEGLGDDATVLVVAHDAVNRALLCRVLGMTLANFWRFRQAPTTLNLLEGVDADHLDVVRLNDCAHHTALFGEAVHRAL from the coding sequence ATGCGCATCCTGCTTGCCCGCCATGGTGAAACACCCTGGAACGCCGAAGGCCGCTACCAGGGGCAGGCGGACATTCCGCTCTCGCCGGTGGGTGAAGCGCAGGCGCGTGCGCTGGGCGAACGCTTGCGCGAGGTGCGGATCGATCGCGCCGTGGCATCGCCGCTGGCTCGCGCGCGACGCACCGGCGAGCTGGCCTTGGGCGAAGCGCGTGCGCCGATGCTCGCGCTGGATGCCGGTCTGGCCGAGATCGCCCACGGCGAGTGGGAAGGCCTGCTGGCCAGCGAGATCCACGCCCGCGATGGCGAACGCATGCAGGCCTGGCGCGATGCGCCGCATACCGTGCTGATGCCGGGCGGCGAATCGCTGCAGCAGGTGCTGGACCGCGCATGGCCGGCGTTCGCGCGTGCCTGCGAGGGCTTGGGCGATGACGCCACGGTGCTGGTGGTCGCCCACGACGCGGTCAACCGTGCGCTGCTCTGTCGCGTGCTGGGAATGACGCTGGCGAATTTCTGGCGCTTCCGGCAGGCACCGACCACGCTCAACCTGCTGGAAGGTGTCGATGCCGACCACCTCGACGTGGTCCGCCTCAACGACTGCGCGCATCACACCGCGCTGTTCGGCGAAGCGGTGCACCGGGCGCTGTGA
- the folC gene encoding bifunctional tetrahydrofolate synthase/dihydrofolate synthase, whose amino-acid sequence MAANPTTLQGWLARLETQHPKAIDLGLERVREVATRMGLGHPARQVISVAGTNGKGSTVAFIETIAREAGWKVGAYTSPHLLRYNERVRIDGVDVGDDDLVTAFDAVEAARGDTSLTYFEAGTLAALWLFERAELDLAVLEVGLGGRLDAVNLVDADCAVITTVDLDHQDWLGDDIEKIGFEKAGIARAWKPLVVGDDDPPASVLRHVYAIGASSWRIANDFFAEPLDATHWRWREVGFEMDLPMPALSAPVQLRNAACAIAALRAIGFEAAPEVFAAGIANARMDARLQRIERDGIDIQIDVGHNPQAARALAQALNAAPVEGRTLAVYAALGDKDVAGVVAALADTVDAWYLAGTREAGARGIDAAELVARMPKDLPVSAALDSVREAINAALRDAWQGDRVLVFGGFHVAEQALKQLAAGGSAGAAGL is encoded by the coding sequence ATGGCGGCCAACCCGACGACGCTGCAAGGCTGGCTGGCAAGGCTGGAAACGCAGCATCCCAAGGCCATCGACCTCGGCCTAGAACGTGTGCGCGAAGTCGCGACGCGGATGGGCCTCGGCCACCCGGCGCGGCAGGTGATCAGCGTCGCCGGCACCAACGGCAAGGGCTCGACCGTCGCCTTCATCGAGACCATCGCGCGTGAAGCGGGCTGGAAAGTCGGCGCGTACACATCGCCGCACCTGCTGCGCTACAACGAGCGCGTGCGCATCGATGGCGTGGATGTGGGGGATGACGACCTCGTCACCGCCTTCGATGCGGTGGAAGCCGCACGCGGCGACACCTCGCTGACCTATTTTGAAGCCGGCACGCTCGCCGCGCTGTGGCTGTTCGAACGCGCGGAACTGGATCTCGCGGTGCTCGAAGTCGGGCTGGGCGGGCGGCTGGATGCCGTCAATCTCGTCGATGCCGACTGCGCTGTGATCACCACCGTCGATCTCGACCACCAGGACTGGCTGGGCGATGACATCGAGAAAATCGGCTTCGAGAAGGCCGGCATTGCGCGGGCGTGGAAGCCGCTGGTGGTGGGCGATGACGATCCGCCGGCCAGCGTGCTGCGGCATGTGTATGCCATCGGCGCGTCGAGCTGGCGCATCGCCAACGATTTCTTCGCCGAGCCGTTGGACGCCACGCACTGGCGGTGGCGCGAAGTCGGCTTCGAGATGGACCTGCCGATGCCGGCGCTGTCGGCCCCGGTGCAACTGCGCAATGCCGCCTGCGCCATTGCCGCGCTGCGGGCCATCGGTTTCGAAGCTGCGCCCGAGGTGTTCGCGGCGGGCATCGCGAATGCGCGTATGGATGCGCGGCTGCAGCGGATCGAGCGCGACGGCATCGACATCCAGATCGACGTCGGCCACAACCCGCAGGCGGCGCGCGCGCTGGCGCAGGCGCTGAACGCGGCACCCGTCGAAGGCCGCACGCTGGCGGTATATGCGGCGCTCGGCGACAAAGATGTGGCGGGGGTCGTCGCGGCGTTGGCCGATACGGTCGATGCCTGGTATCTCGCCGGCACCCGCGAAGCCGGGGCGCGCGGCATCGACGCCGCAGAACTGGTCGCGCGAATGCCGAAGGATTTGCCGGTCTCCGCTGCCCTGGACAGCGTCCGCGAAGCCATCAACGCTGCCCTGCGCGACGCCTGGCAAGGCGACCGCGTACTGGTCTTCGGCGGTTTCCACGTGGCGGAACAGGCGCTGAAGCAGCTCGCCGCCGGCGGGTCAGCCGGAGCGGCCGGGCTATAA
- the kbl gene encoding glycine C-acetyltransferase, whose amino-acid sequence MSLTDRYATTLDEIRDAGLFKSERIIASPQSAEITLEDGRTVLNFCANNYLGLADHPDIIAAAKDALDSHGFGMASVRFICGTQDLHKQLEKTIADFFGTEDTILYAACFDANGGLFEPLLDENDAIISDALNHASIIDGVRLCKAKRYRYANCDMADLETQLKQAKADGARTIMITTDGVFSMDGFIAPLDEITTLARKYGALVHIDECHATGFLGASGRGSAEVKGLMDRIDIFTGTLGKAMGGALGGFTTAKKEVIELLRQRSRPYLFSNSLPPHVVAAGIKAFEMLSSAGELREQLAENTAYFREEMGKRGFDIKPGVHPISPVMLYDAPLAQKFASRLLEEGIYAIGFFFPVVPKGQARIRTQMSAAHTREHLDRCIDAFTRIGKELGVIQ is encoded by the coding sequence ATGTCCCTCACCGACCGCTACGCCACCACCCTCGACGAAATCCGCGACGCCGGCCTGTTCAAGTCCGAACGCATCATCGCCAGCCCGCAGTCGGCGGAAATCACGCTGGAAGACGGCCGCACCGTGCTGAACTTCTGCGCGAACAACTACCTGGGGCTGGCCGACCATCCGGACATCATCGCGGCGGCGAAAGATGCGTTGGACAGCCACGGCTTCGGCATGGCGTCGGTGCGCTTCATCTGCGGCACGCAGGACCTGCACAAGCAGCTGGAGAAGACCATCGCGGACTTCTTCGGCACCGAGGACACCATCCTCTACGCCGCCTGCTTCGATGCCAACGGCGGTCTGTTCGAGCCGCTGCTGGACGAGAACGACGCGATCATCTCCGACGCGCTCAACCACGCCTCCATCATCGACGGCGTGCGCCTGTGCAAGGCCAAGCGCTACCGCTACGCCAACTGCGACATGGCCGATCTGGAAACGCAGCTCAAGCAGGCCAAGGCCGATGGCGCGCGCACGATCATGATCACCACCGACGGCGTGTTCTCGATGGATGGCTTCATCGCCCCGCTCGATGAAATCACCACGCTCGCGCGCAAGTACGGCGCGCTGGTCCACATCGACGAATGCCATGCCACCGGCTTCCTCGGCGCCAGCGGCCGCGGCAGCGCCGAGGTGAAAGGCCTGATGGACAGGATCGACATCTTCACCGGCACGCTCGGCAAGGCGATGGGCGGCGCACTCGGCGGCTTCACCACCGCGAAGAAGGAAGTGATCGAACTGCTGCGCCAGCGTTCGCGTCCCTACCTCTTCTCCAATTCACTGCCGCCGCATGTGGTGGCCGCCGGCATCAAGGCATTCGAGATGCTCTCCTCGGCCGGCGAACTGCGCGAGCAACTGGCCGAAAACACCGCCTACTTCCGCGAGGAAATGGGCAAGCGCGGTTTCGACATCAAGCCCGGCGTGCATCCGATCAGCCCGGTGATGCTCTACGACGCGCCGCTGGCACAGAAGTTCGCCTCGCGCCTGCTTGAGGAAGGCATCTACGCCATCGGCTTCTTCTTCCCCGTCGTGCCCAAGGGCCAGGCGCGCATCCGCACGCAGATGAGCGCGGCGCATACGCGCGAACACCTGGACCGCTGCATCGACGCGTTCACCCGCATCGGCAAGGAACTGGGCGTCATCCAGTAA
- a CDS encoding S46 family peptidase: MRMKMLATAIAVASMGMATSAQAGEGMWVPQQLPEISKSLKKAGLKLDPKQLANLTGDPLGAVVSLGGCTASFVSPHGLVVTNHHCAYGAIQLNSTPERNLIADGFNAAQPGDELSAGPNARIYVLDEITDVTAQVKQAIAAAASPIDRTKAVEALEKQLISQCEAGGGYRCRLYSFFGGNTYRLFKNIEIKDVRLVYAPPSSIGNYGGEIDNWMWPRHTGDFSFYRAYVGKDGKPAAFSQDNVPFQPKHWLKIADKPLGVGDFVMVAGYPGSTSRYALADEFDNTSNWAYPTIAAHYKKLVAMVDAAGAKNKDIEVKYASTVRGWENVLKNYDGQLEGFKRIGAAETKNREEAAVLEWLRKQGSKGEAALAAHDQLLKLNAQARATRERDLVMRQTGGALGGTATTLYRTAIERAKPDAQRESGYQQRDYAGIEGGLKQMERRYEASMDRQLQRYWLMEYLKLPAAQRVAAIDSWLGGNDAAAVDRALDRMGKSELKNADARLKWFAADKAAFEKSKDPAIQYAVAVMPTLMKLEEEGKTRSGEVLVARPAYLQAVMDYRKSKGEAVYPDANSSLRITFGNVTGYTKLDGSKQVPFTRLEEVAAKATGQEPFAAPQALLDAIKAKRYGGLEDRRLGTVPVNFLSDLDITGGNSGSPVLDGHGKLVGLAFDGNWESVSSNWVFDPKMTRMISLDERYMRWIMQEVYPAPQLLQEMGVPAKR; the protein is encoded by the coding sequence ATGCGAATGAAGATGCTGGCCACGGCGATCGCCGTGGCATCGATGGGAATGGCGACGTCGGCGCAGGCCGGCGAGGGCATGTGGGTGCCGCAGCAGCTGCCGGAGATTTCCAAATCGCTGAAGAAGGCCGGGCTGAAGCTCGACCCGAAACAGCTGGCCAACCTCACCGGCGACCCGCTGGGCGCGGTGGTGTCGCTGGGTGGCTGCACGGCCAGCTTCGTGTCGCCGCATGGCCTGGTGGTGACCAATCACCACTGCGCGTACGGCGCGATCCAGCTCAATTCCACGCCGGAGCGCAACCTCATCGCCGATGGCTTCAATGCCGCGCAGCCGGGTGACGAACTCTCCGCCGGCCCCAACGCGCGCATCTACGTGCTCGATGAAATCACCGACGTCACCGCGCAGGTCAAGCAGGCCATCGCCGCTGCCGCATCGCCCATCGACCGCACCAAGGCGGTGGAAGCCCTCGAAAAGCAGCTGATTTCGCAGTGCGAGGCCGGTGGTGGCTATCGCTGCCGCCTGTACAGCTTTTTCGGTGGCAACACCTATCGCCTGTTCAAGAACATCGAGATCAAGGACGTGCGCCTGGTCTATGCGCCGCCTTCGTCCATCGGCAATTACGGCGGCGAGATCGACAACTGGATGTGGCCGCGCCACACCGGCGACTTCTCGTTCTACCGCGCCTATGTCGGCAAGGACGGCAAGCCCGCCGCCTTCAGTCAGGACAACGTGCCGTTCCAGCCGAAGCACTGGCTGAAGATCGCCGACAAGCCGTTGGGCGTGGGCGACTTCGTGATGGTGGCGGGCTACCCCGGCAGCACCAGCCGTTACGCGCTGGCCGACGAGTTCGACAACACCTCGAACTGGGCCTACCCGACGATCGCCGCGCACTACAAGAAGCTGGTGGCGATGGTCGATGCGGCAGGCGCGAAGAACAAGGACATCGAGGTCAAGTACGCCAGCACCGTGCGTGGCTGGGAAAACGTGCTGAAGAACTACGACGGCCAGCTGGAAGGTTTCAAGCGCATCGGTGCCGCCGAGACCAAGAACCGCGAGGAAGCGGCGGTGCTGGAATGGCTGCGCAAGCAGGGCAGCAAGGGCGAGGCCGCGCTGGCCGCGCACGACCAGCTGCTCAAGCTCAACGCGCAGGCCCGCGCCACCCGCGAGCGTGATCTGGTGATGCGCCAGACCGGCGGTGCGCTGGGCGGGACGGCGACCACGCTCTACCGCACGGCCATCGAGCGCGCCAAGCCCGATGCGCAGCGCGAATCCGGTTACCAGCAGCGTGACTACGCCGGCATCGAAGGTGGTCTGAAGCAGATGGAGCGCCGCTATGAGGCGTCGATGGATCGCCAGCTGCAGCGTTACTGGCTGATGGAATACCTGAAGCTGCCGGCCGCGCAGCGCGTCGCCGCCATCGACAGCTGGCTCGGTGGCAACGACGCCGCGGCGGTGGATCGCGCGCTCGACCGCATGGGCAAGAGCGAGCTGAAGAACGCCGATGCACGCCTGAAGTGGTTCGCCGCCGACAAGGCCGCGTTCGAGAAGAGCAAGGACCCGGCGATCCAGTACGCGGTCGCGGTGATGCCGACCCTCATGAAGCTGGAGGAAGAGGGCAAGACCCGGTCCGGCGAAGTGCTGGTTGCGCGCCCGGCCTATCTGCAGGCGGTGATGGACTACCGCAAGTCGAAGGGGGAGGCGGTGTATCCGGATGCCAATTCCTCGCTGCGCATCACCTTCGGCAACGTGACCGGCTACACCAAGCTCGACGGCAGCAAGCAGGTGCCGTTCACGCGCCTGGAGGAAGTCGCGGCCAAGGCCACCGGCCAGGAGCCCTTCGCCGCGCCGCAGGCCCTGCTGGATGCGATCAAGGCCAAGCGTTACGGCGGGCTGGAAGACAGGCGCCTCGGCACGGTGCCGGTGAACTTCCTTTCCGACCTCGACATCACCGGCGGCAACTCCGGTTCGCCGGTGCTCGATGGCCACGGCAAGCTGGTCGGCCTGGCCTTCGATGGCAACTGGGAGTCGGTCAGCTCCAACTGGGTGTTCGATCCGAAGATGACCCGCATGATCTCGCTGGACGAGCGCTACATGCGCTGGATCATGCAGGAGGTCTACCCGGCGCCGCAGCTGCTGCAGGAAATGGGCGTGCCGGCCAAGCGCTGA
- a CDS encoding S46 family peptidase, producing the protein MRRTMWAMAAGAALVGGVGANGKARADEGMWLPMQLPDIAAKMKAAGYRGEVAKLADVTRPPLAAVVKVGGATGAFVSGQGLIVTNHHVAFGVIQYNSSKEHDLIGNGFVAPDMAGELPANPDFRVLVTTGFDRITDRILKDARGKTGRAYYDAVEAASKAEVKACEADAGYRCSVVNMYYGTDFYRVKQLELKDIRLVYAPPRDIGNYGDEIDNFMWPRHTGDFTFLRAYVGKDGKPAVYSPDNVPYAPPAHLQVSTAAVKDGDYAMLAGYPGTTYRHRSAAEFANQIDWQLPSRVALYDSLLKDIAASAPEGSDAAVKYASQVQSFKNTLKRAQGELEGLKRSDAVRVRNADEAAMLAWLGKQPDAKATRSDIDRMQQLLAQGQATRERDQLFSAMRSTTQLLNSAVTLQRLVIERGKPDAERESGYQQRDEALIEGRLKQVQRRYAPEVEKALLADLLKRYYALPKNQRIAEVDAVFGGDAAAATKALDAMYAGTKLGDEAERLALMRSSGDIAADAANLAQSADTDPLLKAAATLMPAILRIEDEGKARDGELLRLRPAYMRALIGYRESQGKAVYPDANSTLRVSFGRVQSLAPRDAVEYTPVTTVAGILQKHTGVDPFNAPKALRAAIAKGDFGNTADPVLKTQTVDFLTNLDTTGGNSGSPVMDAEGKLIGINFDSNWESVSASWMFDPRYKRAVHVDARYMRWLMDKVYPAHWLLDEMKLPRR; encoded by the coding sequence ATGCGCAGGACGATGTGGGCGATGGCGGCAGGTGCCGCGCTGGTGGGCGGCGTAGGTGCGAACGGCAAGGCGCGCGCGGACGAGGGCATGTGGCTGCCGATGCAGCTGCCTGACATCGCCGCGAAGATGAAGGCCGCCGGCTACCGTGGCGAAGTCGCGAAGCTGGCCGATGTCACCCGTCCGCCGCTGGCCGCGGTGGTGAAGGTGGGCGGCGCGACCGGCGCCTTCGTGTCCGGCCAGGGGCTCATCGTCACCAACCACCATGTCGCCTTCGGGGTGATCCAGTACAACAGCTCGAAGGAACACGACCTCATCGGCAACGGCTTCGTCGCACCCGACATGGCGGGTGAACTACCGGCCAACCCGGACTTCCGCGTGCTGGTGACGACCGGCTTCGACCGCATCACCGACCGCATCCTCAAGGACGCGCGCGGCAAGACCGGGCGCGCCTACTACGACGCCGTGGAAGCCGCCAGCAAGGCCGAGGTCAAGGCCTGCGAGGCCGATGCCGGCTATCGCTGCAGCGTGGTCAACATGTACTACGGCACCGATTTCTACCGGGTCAAGCAGCTGGAGCTGAAGGACATCCGCCTTGTCTATGCGCCGCCGCGCGACATCGGCAACTACGGAGACGAGATCGACAACTTCATGTGGCCGCGCCACACCGGCGACTTCACCTTCCTGCGCGCCTATGTCGGCAAGGACGGCAAGCCGGCGGTCTACAGTCCGGACAACGTGCCGTACGCGCCGCCCGCGCACCTGCAGGTCAGCACGGCGGCGGTGAAGGATGGTGACTACGCGATGCTCGCCGGCTATCCGGGCACCACCTACCGCCATCGCAGTGCCGCGGAATTCGCCAACCAGATCGACTGGCAGCTGCCTTCGCGCGTGGCGCTGTACGACAGCCTGTTGAAGGACATCGCCGCCAGCGCGCCCGAAGGCAGCGATGCCGCGGTGAAATACGCCTCGCAGGTGCAGTCGTTCAAGAACACGTTGAAGCGTGCGCAGGGCGAACTGGAAGGCCTGAAGCGTAGCGACGCCGTGCGCGTGCGCAACGCCGACGAAGCCGCGATGCTGGCCTGGCTCGGCAAGCAGCCTGATGCGAAGGCGACCCGCAGCGACATCGACCGCATGCAGCAGCTGTTGGCGCAGGGGCAGGCCACGCGCGAGCGCGACCAGCTGTTTTCGGCGATGCGCAGCACCACGCAATTGCTCAATTCGGCGGTGACGCTGCAGCGCCTCGTCATCGAGCGCGGCAAGCCGGATGCGGAACGCGAGTCCGGCTACCAGCAGCGCGACGAAGCGCTGATCGAAGGCCGCCTCAAGCAGGTGCAGCGCCGTTATGCGCCGGAAGTGGAGAAGGCGCTGCTCGCCGACCTGTTGAAGCGCTATTACGCGCTGCCGAAGAACCAGCGCATCGCCGAGGTGGATGCGGTGTTCGGTGGGGATGCGGCGGCGGCCACCAAAGCACTCGATGCGATGTATGCCGGCACCAAGCTGGGCGACGAAGCCGAACGTCTGGCCCTGATGCGCAGCAGTGGTGATATCGCCGCCGACGCCGCCAACCTGGCCCAGTCCGCCGACACCGACCCGCTGCTCAAGGCGGCGGCCACGTTGATGCCGGCGATCCTGCGCATCGAGGATGAGGGCAAGGCACGCGACGGCGAACTGCTGCGCCTGCGCCCGGCTTACATGCGTGCGCTGATCGGTTATCGCGAATCGCAGGGCAAGGCGGTGTATCCGGATGCCAACTCCACGTTGCGGGTGAGCTTCGGGCGCGTGCAGTCGCTGGCCCCGCGCGATGCGGTGGAGTACACGCCGGTCACCACCGTCGCCGGTATCCTGCAGAAGCACACCGGCGTGGATCCGTTCAATGCGCCGAAAGCGCTGCGTGCGGCGATCGCGAAAGGCGACTTCGGCAACACCGCCGACCCGGTGCTGAAGACGCAGACGGTCGACTTCCTCACCAACCTCGACACCACCGGCGGCAATTCCGGTTCGCCGGTGATGGATGCGGAAGGCAAGCTGATCGGCATCAACTTCGACAGCAACTGGGAGTCGGTGAGCGCCAGCTGGATGTTCGACCCGCGCTACAAGCGTGCGGTGCACGTGGATGCGCGCTACATGCGCTGGCTGATGGACAAGGTCTATCCGGCGCACTGGTTGCTCGATGAAATGAAGCTGCCGCGCCGCTGA
- a CDS encoding SPOR domain-containing protein, whose amino-acid sequence MDRALKQRLIGAAVLVAIAVIFLPMLVKGPAPVSGAADVSLDVPTPPQDGFETRDLPLGAPGQVPAGGVAGMSDAPVTGASQPAAAAIEPASTPATAAGDFAVNFGHYGTSADADRMVAALAQSQLKAYAEPATLNGRSAWRVRLGPYAGRAEAEAARLRALHVSDKVNASVVALNAGPDVAPAATTAATPPAAVTTAPLPPAPRTAESAAPTPKPVQVAEAKPAPTPAPAKPEPKPAAPVAAPKPATPVAAAPKPEPKPAEAAPKPAPKPAASNVGFAVQLGAFADPAAATALRDKARAAGLSAFTETIKTAEGPRTRVRVGPVADRADAEKLRAQAQAKLGVGGMVRPHP is encoded by the coding sequence ATGGATCGAGCCCTCAAACAGCGTCTGATCGGCGCAGCCGTGCTGGTGGCCATCGCGGTCATCTTCCTGCCCATGCTGGTCAAGGGCCCCGCGCCGGTCAGTGGCGCCGCCGATGTCTCGCTGGATGTGCCGACCCCGCCGCAGGACGGCTTCGAAACCCGTGACCTGCCCTTGGGGGCGCCCGGCCAGGTGCCCGCAGGCGGCGTGGCCGGCATGAGCGATGCCCCCGTCACCGGTGCATCGCAGCCTGCCGCCGCCGCCATCGAACCCGCTTCCACGCCCGCGACCGCCGCCGGCGATTTCGCGGTGAATTTCGGCCACTACGGCACCTCGGCCGACGCCGACCGCATGGTCGCCGCGCTCGCCCAGTCGCAGTTGAAGGCCTATGCCGAACCGGCCACGTTGAACGGCCGCAGCGCGTGGCGCGTGCGCCTGGGCCCGTATGCCGGGCGTGCCGAAGCCGAGGCCGCCCGCCTGCGTGCGTTGCACGTGAGCGACAAGGTCAACGCCAGCGTGGTCGCCTTAAATGCCGGTCCCGATGTCGCCCCGGCCGCTACCACCGCCGCCACGCCGCCAGCCGCCGTCACCACCGCGCCGCTGCCGCCGGCCCCGCGCACCGCCGAATCCGCCGCACCCACGCCGAAGCCGGTGCAGGTGGCCGAAGCCAAGCCGGCCCCGACGCCGGCACCCGCCAAGCCCGAACCGAAGCCCGCCGCGCCGGTCGCCGCGCCCAAGCCGGCCACACCGGTCGCCGCCGCGCCGAAGCCGGAACCCAAGCCCGCCGAAGCCGCGCCGAAACCCGCGCCCAAGCCGGCTGCGTCGAATGTCGGGTTCGCGGTGCAGCTGGGCGCCTTCGCCGACCCGGCCGCCGCCACCGCGTTGCGCGACAAGGCGCGTGCCGCCGGCCTGTCCGCCTTCACCGAAACCATCAAGACCGCCGAAGGCCCACGCACCCGCGTGCGCGTCGGGCCGGTCGCCGACCGCGCCGATGCCGAAAAGCTGCGCGCGCAGGCGCAGGCCAAGCTGGGCGTCGGTGGCATGGTGCGCCCGCATCCCTGA
- the tdh gene encoding L-threonine 3-dehydrogenase, translating to MKALVKREAAKGIWMEEVPVPVAGPNEVLIKLEKTAICGTDLHIYLWDEWSQRTIKPGLVIGHEFVGRIAAIGPGVAGYSVGQRVSAEGHIVCGHCRNCRAGKQHLCPNTVGIGVNRDGAFAEYIVMPATNLWPIPDQIPGELAAFFDPYGNAAHCALEFDVVGEDVLITGAGPIGIIAAGICKHIGARNVVVTDVNDYRLKLAADMGATRVVNVANTPLKSVMADLHMEGFDVGLEMSGNPRAFGDMLDCMYHGGKIAMLGIMPNGAGIDWDKVIFKGLTLQGIYGRKMYETWYKMTQLVLSGFPLGKALTHQLPIDEFQKGFELMESGKSGKVVLSWN from the coding sequence ATGAAGGCGCTGGTGAAGCGCGAGGCCGCGAAAGGCATCTGGATGGAAGAGGTGCCGGTGCCGGTCGCCGGCCCCAACGAGGTGCTGATCAAGCTGGAGAAGACCGCGATCTGCGGCACCGACCTGCACATCTACCTGTGGGACGAGTGGAGCCAGCGCACCATCAAGCCGGGGCTGGTGATCGGCCACGAGTTCGTCGGGCGCATCGCCGCGATCGGCCCGGGCGTGGCGGGGTATTCGGTCGGCCAGCGCGTGTCCGCGGAAGGCCACATCGTCTGCGGGCACTGTCGCAACTGCCGGGCCGGCAAGCAGCACCTGTGCCCGAACACGGTGGGCATCGGGGTGAACCGCGACGGCGCCTTCGCCGAATACATCGTGATGCCGGCCACCAACCTGTGGCCGATCCCCGACCAGATCCCGGGCGAGCTGGCCGCGTTCTTCGACCCCTACGGCAACGCCGCGCACTGCGCGCTGGAGTTCGATGTGGTGGGCGAAGACGTGCTGATCACCGGCGCGGGCCCGATCGGCATCATCGCCGCCGGCATCTGCAAGCACATCGGCGCGCGCAACGTGGTGGTCACCGACGTCAACGACTACCGCCTCAAGCTCGCCGCCGACATGGGCGCGACGCGCGTGGTCAACGTCGCCAACACGCCGCTCAAGTCGGTGATGGCCGACCTGCACATGGAAGGTTTCGACGTGGGCCTGGAGATGAGCGGCAACCCGCGCGCCTTCGGCGACATGCTCGACTGCATGTACCACGGCGGCAAGATCGCGATGCTCGGCATCATGCCCAACGGCGCCGGCATCGACTGGGACAAGGTGATCTTCAAGGGCCTGACGCTGCAGGGCATCTACGGCCGCAAGATGTACGAGACCTGGTACAAGATGACGCAGCTGGTGCTGTCCGGCTTTCCGCTTGGCAAGGCGCTCACGCACCAGCTGCCGATCGATGAATTCCAGAAGGGCTTCGAACTGATGGAATCCGGCAAGTCCGGCAAGGTCGTGCTGAGCTGGAATTGA